Proteins from a genomic interval of Trichoderma breve strain T069 chromosome 2, whole genome shotgun sequence:
- a CDS encoding GNAT acetyltransferase 2 domain-containing protein produces MQRKQVDERIGALIRNGLQEKKRSFFVVVGDQAKDVIVRLHYIMSMVDIKQNKSVLWAYKKKLLGFTSHRKKREDKIKKEIRRGIREANSEDPFELFVSLHNIRYTYYKETDKILGNTYGMCILQDFEAVTPNILARTIETVEGGGLVIMLLKGMNSLRQLYNLSMDAHSKYRTEAHDDVVARFNERFLLSLGGCDSCLVIDDELNVLPISGGKNVRALPPPDADQPKSPQALELESIKDDHQERQPVGSLINLARTVDQAKALLTFTDAIAEKTLRSTVALTAARGRGKSAAMGVAVAAAVAYGYSNIFITSPSPENLKTLFEFVFKGFDALGYADHADYSIIQSTNPDFNKAIAELVVIDEAAAIPLPLVRKLMGPYLVFMASTINGYEGTGRSLSLKLIKQLREQSRRAATDDQTEVADRSTGRASKSEEFQASRKLREITLAEPIRYAQGDSVEKWLNKLLCLDATLPKAGSSGSPDPNLCELLMVNRDTLFSFHPIPEAFLQQMVALYVASHYKNSPDDLQLMSDAPAHQLFVLTAPTSESSGRLPEPLCVIQVALEGKISRQSVINSLSRGERPHGDLIPWLVSQQFQDEEFASLSGARVVRIATNPNHMGMGYGKRAMQLLVDYYEGRFANLSEEDEQILENGTTRATDAELAKESLLEEKITVRDDKHMAPLFSKLWEKKPERLDYIGVSYGLTKELHKFWKYSSFSPVYLRQTANDLTGEHTCVMLRPLDGSGDKTWLGAFSRDFQKRFLSLLSYEFRNFAASVALSIDQSANTGAQLDATPQTSLTKAELDALMSPFDLKRLTSYANSMLDYHVILDLMPTIANLYFTGKLKSDVSMSGIQQAILLAIGLQRKSVDEIAQELPMPSSQLLAMFIKILRKFTAHFNSLVTAAADAELPRGSNIGVSRENASGAHDDEIVDDRFVALETSLEDELEEGGDEALMALRQKQREMIDSLPLDQYEIDGDAPAWEEAEKQVSSAAKDGKSNVVVSVKSAKQKRKAGQTATEIYDQEFGDNSRKKSKKGKKGK; encoded by the exons ATGCAGCGCAAGCAAGT AGACGAGCGCATTGGCGCACTCATTCGAAATGGCctgcaggagaagaagagaagctttTTCGTCGTGGTTGGAGACCAGGCCAAGGATGTCATTGTCCGACTTCATTATATCATGTCCATGGTAGACATTAAGCAGAACAAGTCTGTCCTGTGGgcatacaagaagaagctgctgggaTTTACAAG CCACCGAAAGAAGCGAGAAGATAAAATCAAGAAAGAAATCAGACGCGGAATTCGAGAAGCAAACTCTGAGGATCCATTCGAACTGTTTGTCTCTTTGCACAACATCCGCTACACCTACTACAAGGAGACCGACAAGATCTTGGGTAACACATATGGCATGTGTATTCTGCAGGATTTCGAAGCCGTTACGCCCAACATTTTGGCTCGGACGATCGAGACTGTTGAGGGTGGTGGTCTAGTCATTATGCTGCTCAAGGGAATGAACAGTTTGCGACAGCTCTACAACTTGTCTATGGATGCCCACTCAAAATACCGGACGGAAGCACACGATGACGTTGTGGCAAGGTTCAATGAGCGTTTCCTACTATCTTTGGGAGGCTGTGATTCTTGCCTGGTTATCGATGACGAGCTGAATGTTCTTCCCATTTCGGGCGGCAAGAATGTCAGAGCTCTGCCACCTCCGGATGCCGACCAGCCCAAGTCTCCGCAGGCGCTGGAACTGGAGTCCATCAAAGACGATCACCAGGAGCGCCAGCCGGTTGGATCATTGATCAATCTCGCAAGAACAGTTGATCAAGCAAAAGCCCTGCTGACTTTCACGGACGCCATTGCTGAGAAGACGCTGCGAAGCACTGTTGCGTTGACAGCTGCTAGAGGACGAGGAAAGTCGGCTGCCATGGGAGTTGCCGTGGCCGCTGCGGTGGCATACGGATACAGCAACATCTTTATTACGTCGCCATCTCCTGAAAACTTGAAGACGCTTTTCGAGTTTGTCTTCAAGGGCTTTGATGCTCTCGGCTATGCTGACCATGCGGATTACTCCATCATTCAAAGCACGAATCCCGACTTCAACAAGGCTATT GCCGAATTGGTTGTCATTGATGAGGCAGCTGCTATTCCTCTGCCTCTCGTTCGAAAGCTAATGGGTCCTTATTTGGTCTTCATGGCCTCTACTATCAACGGATACGAGGGTACTGGTCGATCACTATCTCTAAAGCTTATCAAACAACTACGAGAGCAATCTCGACGGGCCGCAACGGACGACCAGACTGAAGTTGCCGACCGATCCACTGGAAGGGCTTCAAAATCGGAGGAATTCCAAGCCAGCCGAAAACTACGCGAGATTACCCTTGCAGAGCCAATTCGATATGCTCAAGGTGACTCGGTCGAAAAGTGGCTAAACAAGCTTCTTTGCCTGGACGCAACTTTGCCCAAAGCTGGATCCAGTGGTTCACCAGATCCGAATCTATGCGAGCTCCTCATGGTCAACCGCGATACACTATTCTCATTCCATCCTATCCCTGAGGCTTTCCTCCAACAGATGGTGGCACTTTATGTTGCCAGTCACTACAAGAACTCACCCGATGACCTACAGCTTATGAGCGATGCACCTGCGCATCAGCTGTTCGTTCTCACGGCTCCGACGTCAGAGAGCAGTGGCAGACTTCCCGAACCTCTTTGCGTTATCCAAGTTGCTCTGGAAGGAAAGATTAGCAGACAGAGCGTGATCAACAGCTTGAGCCGAGGAGAGAGACCCCATGGCGATCTGATTCCCTGGCTCGTCAGCCAGCAATTCCAGGATGAAGAGTTTGCCTCGCTATCTGGCGCCCGTGTCGTCCGTATTGCGACCAATCCAAACCACATGGGAATGGGATACGGAAAGCGAGCGATGCAGCTTCTCGTGGACTATTATGAGGGCCGATTCGCGAACCTGTCtgaggaagatgagcagATCTTGGAGAATGGTACTACTCGAGCGACGGAcgctgagctggccaaggaatCTCTGTTGGAGGAGAAAATCACAGTCAGAGATGATAAGCACATGgctcctctcttttccaagctgtgggagaagaagccagagCGACTTGACTACATTGGTGTCAGCTACGGCTTGACCAAGGAACTACACAAATTCTGGAAGTATTCTTCCTTTTCACCCGTCTATTTGCGACAAACCGCCAATGACCTGACTGGCGAGCATACCTGCGTCATGCTTAGGCCACTTGATGGCAGCGGCGATAAGACATGGCTCGGTGCATTCTCTAGAGATTTCCAGAAAAGATTCCTCTCTCTGCTTTCCTACGAGTTTAGGAACTTTGCCGCTTCTGTTGCGCTGAGCATTGACCAATCGGCAAATACTGGTGCACAGCTTGATGCCACTCCTCAGACTTCCTTGACCAAGGCTGAGCTGGATGCCCTCATGTCACCCTTTGATCTCAAGCGACTGACATCCTATGCGAATAGCATGCTGGATTACCATGTCATCTTGGATCTTATGCCTACCATTGCGAACCTTTACTTCACTGGCAAACTAAAATCCGATGTCTCAATGTCTGGTATCCAGCAGGCTATTCTCCTTGCCATCGGATTGCAGCGCAAGAGCGTGGATGAGATTGCTCAAGAGCTCCCTATGCCATCCTCGCAACTTCTTGCCATGTTTATCAAGATTCTTCGCAAGTTCACGGCGCATTTTAACTCTTTGGTTACGGCGGCAGCTGATGCCGAGCTTCCAAGAGGCTCGAACATTGGTGTCAGCCGAGAGAATGCCAGTGGCGCCCACGATGACGAAATTGTGGACGATCGATTCGTTGCTCTTGAAACATCTCTTGAAGATGAACTCGAGGAGGGTGGTGACGAAGCCCTTATGGCCTTAAGAcagaagcagagagagatgatTGACTCTCTGCCTCTGGACCA ATATGAGATCGATGGTGACGCACCAGCCTGGGAGGAAGCCGAAAAGCAAGTGAGCAGCGCCGCAAAAGACGGAAAGTCAAACGTCGTAGTCAGCGTCAAATCAgccaagcagaagagaaaggcggGCCAGACGGCGACGGAGATCTACGATCAAGAGTTTGGCGACAATTCTCGGAAAAAGTCtaagaaggggaagaagggtAAATAA
- a CDS encoding ribosomal protein s17 domain-containing protein codes for MTAFVYFHLGGNANLNFASPKVGKWPEKSAPLPYSSILCKTIDIVFPPSTIRPLVTVSLRSRIIQDVSFARQHCASSRRILRFTNIRARATELTVQSERAFQKQPHIFLNSKTKTKSARPGKGGRRWYKDVGLGFRTPKTAIEGSYIDKKCPFTGLVSIRGRILTGTVVSTKMHRTVIIRREYLHYIPKYSRYEKRHKNLAAHVSPAFRVEEGDQVTVGQCRPLSKTVRFNVLRVLPRTGKAVKSFSKF; via the exons ATGACCGCGTTTGTTTACTTCCACCTGGGGGGTAACG CCAATCTAAATTTTGCAAGCCCTAAGGTGGGAAAGTGGCCCGAAAAAAGTGCGCCGTTGCCCTACTCCTCCATTCTGTGCAAAACCATCGACATTGTCTTCCCACCCTCTACGATACGCCCTCTAGTTACGGTATCTCTCCGGAGCAGGATAATTCAAGATGTCAGTTTTGCCCGACAGCATTGCGCCAGCTCTCGACGAATATTGCGATTTACTAACATTCGTGCCAGGGCGACCGAGTTGACCGTCCAGTCGGAGCGTGCTTTCCAGAAGCAGCCTCACATCTTCTTGAactccaagaccaagaccaagagcgCCCGACCGGGTAAGggaggacgacgatggtACAAGGATGTTGGTCTGGGTTTCCGTACCCCCAAGACCGCCATTGAGGGCAGCTACATCG ACAAGAAGTGCCCTTTCACCGGTCTCGTCTCTATCCGTGGCCGTATCCTGACCGGCACCGTCGTTTCCACCAAGATGCACCGAACCGTCATCATCCGAAGAGAGTACCTTCACTACATCCCCAAGTACTCTCGTTACGAGAAGCGACACAAGAACCTTGCCGCCCACGTCTCTCCTGCTTTCCGTGTTGAGGAGGGTGACCAGGTTACCGTTGGCCAGTGCAGGCCTCTCTCCAAGACT GTCCGCTTCAACGTCCTCCGCGTTCTGCCCCGAACTGGCAAGGCGGTCAAGTCCTTCTCCAAGTTCTAA
- a CDS encoding spc7 kinetochore protein domain-containing protein, giving the protein MSAPGESTMPATRRTRKSIGVHTELSSRSQKENATIDVGESMAASRKSRSKSMGPGGIDALRQGTGNRRASLAVPSKLPRSILKPSISPLPEIPPLRSQSSRKSVGVSTVSPPEDELSGSKVAVRTEEEQQAAAREREERDRRDARRKSLANRRVSFAAEATLHTFHEVEFTQKNSAESRRKSSSGSIIQNAGPQFAASDQNTKGKRGSLAAQNGIQSQGDNTTSIIYSSDSEPADAVEEIATDEEEVEEEEEENSNSDSDDGTMMSVETEEVTGTTVASERTLDDLEESSTLDEALRMAARQAATQQLGDGDSDDGEEIIPSFGWVKKANQQPQASANKEPIKAPIDQNDENGTEMDMDMDMDMDITQAVGKILKPSGAEGIDAEQEQEVSMDVTRAFGGILSKDRDSGEMDDDAMDDVTMELTTVMGGIQYPELPDVDSEIDQNEEMSMELTSVMSGLLARQQREQSQAARRASLNQTSKLDDDATMDMTVGFGNILSSASKNAGTNEDEDVDGDATTGMDITTAIGGIIRNTSQALRKSFFGSQTDKPQNASQLSPEEDNPVQNKTSTPSTALQSTLEDPAQSTTPQILEEPIFDFSTTPPTPGFSTTPKPPITRKSTTPRASAIPKLVTPKSSTTLKLTTPKTSTPKTSTTPKASTTPKALTTPRKSPSKSASRTPSPAKSSQRSAAKATPQKDSTPRRLSGVGADRVGLGSPQVAAIFDRRESLSDSASIFVPGKRAVAFSDPKDLATEVDESDEGTQSKSGGQDATLNLREMIDSMSPRRNPLRGRKSLHIGSARGLLGKRPIESDEEEDAEENDGVKRLKNRQGSPVKNVRLQQPPSKEETTAFSSPLKGGDSNGLLGQKHPMAAKDNQTVHDVQIHQPTASNDFQLLETIDESQMQLQDFLNLTSIRFMELNTTKRRHTIAPRTSQSGFQSDGEGDRSLERRVMAGACTVPMLELYQHSCRELKKYISEGRRIVKEIETETFEDNPPLFREYISATPDVKALMDNQFKNVRTHARHLSKAMWYEWRMKLQDGLNEGLISISDGMNADVKVLEEQENLLKTVMPNLVSRYESLLEERNNLEEAAKELADCDPAELQAARDELTSLDDDIAQKKKLIAQLRQEFEASEADVEELTAQKTQCLAEIQDSERIREECRGWTSTEVNNLKARVEAIEKQLGWAVTGISGSTLSMTYKREIELVLDIASFQPRQPNSPIDLWYIADSRTANPLPKTTEKEFLLQCVREHIRALSQSRTKLSHLLSVIGAAWDKSKWISREVKRINVTFPTKVTKTSDSSITITSSLLLAPLETRVEVAFNLKGSSGPEGVNVDVSTDAKVVYGEQFNVGKVGEFLGTRIGKSVGAEGEQWSNVVMELYEKLIARGKKQ; this is encoded by the exons ATGTCTGCGCCGGGCGAATCCACCATGCCGGCGACGCGCCGTACTAGGAAATCAATCGGCGTGCACACCGAGCTTTCAAGTCGCTCACAAAAGGAAAATGCTACTATTGATGTTGGCGAGTCCATGGCTGCCAGTCGCAAATCACGGAGCAAGAGCATGGGTCCGGGAGGAATAGATGCGCTCAGGCAAGGAACTGGGAACAGGCGCGCA TCTCTTGCTGTGCCATCCAAGCTCCCTCGCTCGATCCTGAAGCCCAGCATTTCTCCACTACCTGAAATTCCGCCATTGCGATCACAATCCTCGAGAAAGTCAGTAGGCGTGTCAACGGTTAGCCCACCTGAGGACGAATTAAGCGGATCGAAAGTTGCCGTAAGGACAGAGGAAGAACAACAAGCCGcagccagagagagagaggagcgGGACAGGCGAGACGCTCGTCGCAAATCGTTAGCGAATCGCAGAGtctcttttgctgcagaaGCAACGCTGCACACGTTTCACGAAGTAGAGTTTACGCAGAAGAATTCGGCAGAGTCTAGACGGAAATCAAGCTCGGGCTCAATCATCCAAAACGCGGGCCCTCAATTTGCTGCCTCCGACCAGAACACGAAAGGGAAGCGAGGTTCGCTTGCTGCGCAGAATGGTATCCAGAGTCAAGGTGATAACACCACCTCGATTATATATAGCTCCGACTCCGAACCTGCAGATGCGGTGGAAGAGATTGCTacagacgaggaagaggtggaggaagaggaggaagaaaactCCAACAGCGATTCTGATGACGGAACAATGATGAGCGTTGAGACAGAGGAGGTTACAGGCACAACCGTGGCATCTGAGAGAACCTTGGATGACCTTGAAGAATCATCGACGCTTGACGAGGCTCTTCGCATGGCTGCCCGACAAGCAGCAACTCAGCAGCTAGGAGACGGTGATTCCGACGATGGTGAAGAAATCATTCCCTCGTTTGGTTGGGTGAAAAAGGCAAACCAGCAGCCCCAAGCCAGTGCAAACAAAGAACCCATAAAGGCACCGATAGACCAAAACGACGAAAACGGCACagagatggacatggacatggacatggacatggacataACTCAAGCAGTGGGAAAGATTCTCAAGCCATCAGGGGCTGAGGGAATCGACGCGgagcaagaacaagaggTTTCTATGGACGTGACTCGTGCATTTGGTGGCATTCTCTCAAAGGATAGAGATTCgggtgagatggatgatgacgccATGGATGATGTTACAATGGAACTCACGACTGTGATGGGCGGGATTCAATACCCTGAGCTACCAGATGTTGACTCCGAGATTGACCAAAACGAAGAAATGTCAATGGAGCTCACCAGTGTCATGAGCGGCCTGTTAGCCCGTCAACAAAGAGAGCAGAGCCAGGCAGCGCGGCGGGCATCGTTGAACCAGACTTCGAAactggatgacgatgccacAATGGATATGACTGTCGGTTTTGGAAACATTCTTTCCAGTGCTTCTAAGAACGCCGGCaccaatgaagatgaagacgttgatggcgatgcgacAACCGGCATGGACATAACCACAGCTATTGGCGGGATTATAAGAAATACCTCTCAAGCGCTCAGGAAGAGCTTTTTCGGCTCCCAAACAGACAAACCACAGAATGCATCACAACTGTCTCCTGAGGAAGACAACCCTGTTcaaaacaaaacatccaCACCCAGTACTGCATTACAGTCTACACTAGAAGATCCAGCACAATCTACTACGCCTCAAATACTGGAGGAGCCGATATTTGATTTCTCAACAACTCCACCAACGCCGGGATTTTCCACTACACCGAAGCCACCTATAACACGCAAGTCAACTACGCCCAGGGCCTCGGCAATACCCAAATTAGTAACTCCCAAATCCTCGACGACACTCAAGTTAACAACACCCAAAACTTCAACCCCTAAAACTTCGACGACACCCAAAGCTTCAACAACCCCTAAGGCTTTGACGACTCCTCG AAAATCACCATCAAAGAGTGCAAGCCGAACACCCTCCCCCGCTAAATCATCGCAAAGGAGTGCCGCAAAAGCAACGCCGCAGAAGGACTCTACTCCTCGGCGACTTTCTGGAGTTGGTGCAGACAGAGTTGGCCTGGGATCGCCCCAGGTTGCGGCTATTTTTGACCGGCGGGAGTCGTTGAGCGATTCAGCGAGCATATTCGTTCCTGGAAAGCGCGCTGTTGCATTCAGTGACCCCAAGGACCTGGCAACAGAGGTAGATGAAAGCGATGAAGGAACCCAGTCGAAATCCGGTGGTCAGGATGCTACACTCAACCTTAGAGAGATGATTGATAGCATGAGCCCCAGGCGAAATCCGTTGAGAGGCCGAAAGAGCCTCCATATTGGCAGTGCCAGGGGTCTTCTGGGCAAACGACCTATTGAAtcggacgaggaagaagatgcagaggagaATGATGGCGTAAAGAGGTTAAAGAACCGCCAGGGTAGCCCTGTCAAGAACGTGAGACTTCAGCAGCCCCCttcaaaagaagagacaacTG ccttctcatctcctctAAAGGGCGGTGATAGTAACGGTCTGCTGGGCCAGAAGCACCCCATGGCTGCAAAAGATAACCAGACGGTTCACGATGTCCAAATCCACCAACCTACGGCCAGCAACGACTTTCAGTTGTTGGAGACAATTGATGAAAGCCAGATGCAGCTTCAGGACTTCTTGAACTTGACATCGATTCGTTTTATGGAACTCAACACTACGAAACGGCGCCACACAATTGCACCGAGGACATCTCAGAGCGGCTTTCAGTCAGATGGGGAGGGTGATCGGTCGCTTGAGCGACGTGTCATGGCTGGCGCCTGCACCGTGCCCATGCTGGAACTATATCAGCATTCCTGCCGAGAACTGAAGAAGTACATATCTGAAGGACGGAGAATAgtgaaggagattgagaccGAGACGTTCGAAGACAATCCTCCACTGTTCCGAGAGTACATATCTGCTACTCCTGACGTCAAGGCATTGATGGACAATCAGTTCAAGAACGTCAGAACCCATGCCCGTCACCTTAGCAAGGCGATGTGGTACGAATGGCGGATGAAGTTACAGGACGGGCTAAACGAAGGCCTTATCAGCATCTCTGACGGCATGAATGCCGATGTCAAAGTTCTTGAAGAGCAGGAGAACCTTTTGAAAACTGTAATGCCCAATCTCGTGAGCCGATATGAATCActcttggaagagagaaacaaccttgaagaagctgcaaaagaaTTAGCCGACTGCGACCCTGCCGAGCTTCAAGCCGCTCGAGATGAATTGACCAGTCTAGACGATGATATTgctcagaagaagaaacttaTTGCCCAGCTTCGACAAGAGTTTGAGGCATCTGAAGCCGACGTGGAGGAATTAACGGCACAAAAAACGCAGTGCCTTGCAGAAATCCAAGATTCGGAACGAATTCGAGAGGAATGCCGCGGTTGGACCAGCACTGAAGTCAACAATCTTAAAG CACGGGTGGAGGCCATCGAAAAGCAGCTTGGATGGGCCGTAACGGGCATCTCGGGGTCAACGCTCTCGATGACATACAAACGAGAGATTGAACTTGTCCTCGATATTGCATCTTTCCAACCTCGGCAGCCAAACTCGCCCATAGATTTGTGGTACATTGCCGATAGCCGTACCGCCAATCCTCTACCGAAAACTACCGAAAAGGAATTCCTCCTGCAGTGTGTACGCGAACACATTCGTGCACTGTCACAGAGCCGCACGAAGCTGTCTCATCTCCTCAGCGTAATAGGGGCTGCGTGGGACAAGTCTAAATGGATCTCCCGTGAGGTCAAACGTATCAATGTAACGTTTCCAACAAAGGTTACCAAGACATCTGACTCCAGCATTACCATCACTAGTTCTCTCTTGCTGGCGCCTTTGGAAACGCGAGTCGAGGTGGCTTTCAACCTCAAAGGGTCTAGCGGACCGGAGGGAGTGAACGTAGATGTTTCAACGGATGCCAAGGTGGTGTATGGGGAACAATTCAACGTGGGCAAGGTTGGGGAGTTCTTGGGTACTAGGATTGGGAAGAGTGTGGGAGCGGAGGGTGAGCAGTGGAGCAACGTTGTGATGGAGCTATATGAAAAGCTTATTGCTCGGGGGAAGAAGCAATAA
- a CDS encoding mpv17 / PMP22 family domain-containing protein, giving the protein MATFFRWYNGRLAARPYLTQGVTTAVLFATGDITAQQLVEKRGAKGHDVSRTGRMALYGGCVFGPVATTWLGFLARRVTFRNARVETAARVAADQLLFAPVMIGVFLGSMATMEGKSPQKRLETTWWPALKANWVLWPAVQFVNFTFLPLQYRLLFANVISIGWNSYLSWVNSKGGNKSKDHELVAAPAT; this is encoded by the exons ATGGCAACTTTTTTTCGTTG GTACAATGGAAGGCTCGCAGCCCGTCCGTATCTCACCCAGGGCGTGACGACTGCAGTTCTGTTTGCGACTGGCGACATCACCGCCcagcagctggtcgagaAAAGGGGCGCCAAGGGCCACGATGTCTCGCGAACTGGCCGCATGGCGCTCTACGGTGGAT GTGTTTTTGGACCCGTTGCGACTACCTGGCTGGGCTTCCTAGCTCGTCGCGTCACCTTCAGGAATGCCCGGGTCGAGACGGCAGCGCGTGTGGCGGCTGACCAGCTGCTGTTTGCTCCCGTCATGATTGGGGTCTTCCTCGGCAGCATGGCCACCATGGAGGGCAAAAGCCCCCAGAAACGCCTTGAAACGACCTGGTGGCCGGCTCTCAAGGCCAACTGGGTGCTCTGGCCGGCCGTGCAGTTTGTCAACTTCACCTTCTTGCCTCTGCAGTACCGTCTGCTGTTTGCCAACGTCATTTCCATTGGTTGGAACAGCTACCTCAGCTGGGTGAACAGCAAGGGCGgcaacaagagcaaggacCACGAATTGGTCGCCGCCCCAGCCACCTAA